One genomic window of Streptomonospora nanhaiensis includes the following:
- a CDS encoding helix-turn-helix domain-containing protein: MSDLVLTVDEAAARLRVSRWTLYNLIRSGQLRTVKIGRRRLVPVAALAECIDVLAEVA; this comes from the coding sequence ATGAGTGATCTCGTCCTGACCGTCGATGAGGCAGCGGCGCGGCTCCGAGTGAGTCGGTGGACGCTGTACAACCTCATCCGCTCGGGGCAGCTCCGGACGGTCAAGATCGGGCGCCGGCGGCTGGTGCCCGTCGCGGCGCTGGCTGAGTGCATCGACGTCCTGGCAGAGGTGGCCTGA
- a CDS encoding tyrosine-type recombinase/integrase has translation MVGSRNDGGSRRRNDRSKRANGDGSIWQRKDGRFAYAAYVLSTDGTYKRVQGYAKDRDDARSKLNKLLADSDRGIPVASENWRVDEYLSYWLEHVVKAERRPKTVQGYEGVVRRHLIPNLGKKRLGKLTARDVRTFITRIRQECQCCKNGTDAGRERPRCCAAPGKDCCRTTLSPRMVQSIHAVLRNALESATREEIIPRNVAKLVKVSPPRYAVNRGLDVPQAKRLLKLSRDDRFHALYVLALCLGLRRGELLGLRWQDIDLDAGRLEVVHTLQRVGGALRLVPPKTDDSSRTVPLPDLCVKALREHRKRQFAERSDAAPDWEEKGLVFPSRRGTPLEPDNLRRSWEPLRRRAGLDGVRFHDLRHTCVTLLLNLDVPPQVVREIVGHSDIGVTMTIYAHASLDDKRRALGRLGDALG, from the coding sequence ATGGTCGGCAGCAGGAACGACGGCGGCAGCCGCCGCCGGAACGACCGCTCCAAGCGCGCCAACGGCGACGGGAGCATCTGGCAGCGCAAGGACGGCCGGTTCGCCTACGCGGCCTACGTGCTGAGCACGGACGGCACGTACAAGCGCGTACAGGGGTACGCCAAGGATCGCGACGACGCGCGCTCCAAGCTGAACAAGCTGCTCGCCGACTCCGACCGGGGGATTCCGGTCGCCTCGGAGAACTGGAGAGTGGACGAATACCTCTCCTACTGGCTGGAACACGTGGTCAAGGCGGAGCGTCGCCCCAAAACCGTGCAGGGCTACGAGGGGGTTGTCCGCCGCCACCTCATCCCCAACCTGGGGAAGAAGCGCCTCGGCAAGCTGACCGCTCGCGACGTCCGAACCTTCATCACGCGCATCCGGCAGGAATGCCAGTGCTGCAAGAACGGCACCGACGCCGGACGTGAGCGGCCTCGCTGCTGCGCCGCACCCGGCAAGGACTGCTGCCGTACCACGCTCTCCCCTCGCATGGTGCAGTCGATTCACGCGGTCCTGCGCAACGCCCTCGAATCGGCAACGCGGGAGGAGATCATCCCGCGCAACGTCGCCAAGCTCGTCAAGGTCTCGCCGCCCCGCTACGCCGTGAATCGCGGGCTCGACGTCCCGCAGGCGAAGCGGCTGCTCAAGCTCTCCCGCGACGACCGGTTCCACGCGCTGTACGTTCTCGCGCTCTGCCTCGGCCTGCGGCGCGGGGAACTGCTGGGGCTGCGCTGGCAGGACATCGACCTCGACGCCGGGCGTTTGGAAGTCGTCCACACGCTTCAGCGCGTCGGCGGGGCGCTGCGCCTGGTGCCGCCGAAGACCGACGACTCCTCTCGCACCGTCCCGCTGCCCGACCTCTGCGTGAAAGCGCTTCGGGAGCACCGCAAGCGCCAGTTCGCCGAGCGGTCCGACGCCGCGCCGGACTGGGAGGAGAAGGGGCTCGTCTTCCCCTCTCGGCGGGGGACGCCGCTGGAGCCGGACAACCTGCGCCGGAGCTGGGAGCCGCTGCGCCGCCGAGCCGGCCTTGACGGGGTGCGCTTCCACGACCTCCGCCACACCTGCGTGACCCTGCTGCTCAACCTCGACGTCCCGCCGCAGGTGGTCCGGGAGATCGTCGGGCACAGCGACATCGGCGTGACGATGACGATCTACGCGCATGCGTCGCTGGACGACAAGCGGCGGGCGCTCGGCCGGTTGGGCGACGCCCTGGGGTGA
- a CDS encoding GNAT family N-acetyltransferase translates to MYRVSLGDDGAELRPLEPWRAQEFLDHMNRGREFIGRHIALADAVTDLPSARSFLQSYAERAAADTGRIHGIWVDGTLVGGVLFRTMDVRMGTAEAGCWLEPAAVGRGLVTRAARVLIDWAVEERGIHRVEWLVAAENQPSIAVAKRLGMVRDGVLRESFPYRGRRLDMEVWSVLAPEWRAAREDS, encoded by the coding sequence ATGTACCGGGTTTCGCTGGGCGACGACGGCGCCGAGCTGCGGCCGCTGGAGCCGTGGCGGGCGCAGGAGTTCCTGGACCACATGAACCGTGGCCGCGAGTTCATCGGCCGGCACATCGCGCTCGCCGACGCCGTCACCGACCTCCCCTCGGCCCGGTCCTTCCTCCAGTCCTACGCCGAGCGGGCCGCCGCCGACACCGGGCGCATCCACGGCATCTGGGTCGACGGCACCCTCGTGGGCGGCGTGCTGTTCCGCACGATGGACGTGCGCATGGGCACCGCCGAGGCCGGGTGCTGGCTGGAGCCGGCCGCGGTGGGCCGGGGCCTGGTGACCCGCGCCGCGCGGGTGCTCATCGACTGGGCGGTCGAGGAGCGCGGCATCCACCGCGTGGAGTGGCTGGTGGCCGCGGAGAACCAGCCGAGCATCGCGGTGGCCAAGCGCCTGGGCATGGTCCGCGACGGCGTGCTGCGCGAGAGCTTCCCCTACCGCGGCCGGCGCCTGGACATGGAGGTCTGGTCGGTGCTGGCGCCGGAGTGGCGGGCGGCGCGCGAGGACTCCTGA
- a CDS encoding PspC domain-containing protein, producing MNENFGKKTLRRSRDQRLLTGVCGGIGEFLGVDPNIVRLVFAVLTLMGGGIFVYIIAWLVMPEEGGRSSVLEHIVRNFQGKKSEL from the coding sequence ATGAACGAGAACTTCGGCAAGAAGACCCTTCGGCGCAGCCGCGACCAGCGGCTCCTCACCGGCGTGTGCGGGGGCATCGGCGAGTTCCTCGGCGTCGACCCCAACATCGTCCGCCTCGTCTTCGCCGTCCTCACCCTGATGGGCGGCGGGATCTTCGTCTACATCATCGCCTGGCTGGTCATGCCCGAGGAGGGCGGCCGGTCCTCGGTGCTGGAGCACATCGTCCGCAACTTCCAGGGCAAGAAGTCGGAGCTGTGA
- a CDS encoding DUF418 domain-containing protein, producing MSTETTAARGHPRIAALDVLRGFALCGILLVNVRIITSSGPPPAADLDDPLVWLGLATSQRFLPVFALLFGMGFALLAESAARRSRRPRLVLLRRLLALLAIGLPHLLLWPGEILTAYAVLGLAVLLPSTWLPRWAVAVLSAACLAVGLAFGGGGPLLVAGLFLLGAALVRYGAARRLDGPARTPALLGLAFAAGALPALWWQVRAAASDSPAFGTALGLAGLLMAGAYVCAVLVLLRTPLRPVLRAAFEPLGRMALTNDLTATVLVLAAGRLLGLEFDTLAQVLLTAGAVLGAQWMFSVLWLRRYRQGPVEWVWRWATWAGLPSPRASPSAG from the coding sequence ATGTCCACCGAAACGACTGCCGCGCGCGGTCACCCGCGTATCGCGGCCCTCGACGTGCTGCGCGGGTTCGCGCTGTGCGGGATTCTGCTCGTCAACGTCCGGATCATCACCTCCTCCGGCCCGCCGCCGGCCGCCGACCTCGACGACCCCCTGGTCTGGCTCGGCCTGGCGACCTCCCAGCGCTTCCTCCCGGTCTTCGCCCTGCTCTTCGGCATGGGGTTCGCGCTGCTGGCGGAGTCGGCCGCCCGGCGATCGCGGCGTCCGCGCCTGGTCCTCCTGCGGCGCCTCCTGGCGCTGCTCGCCATCGGCCTGCCGCACCTGCTGCTGTGGCCGGGCGAGATCCTGACCGCCTACGCCGTGCTCGGCCTGGCGGTGCTCCTCCCGTCGACCTGGCTGCCCCGGTGGGCCGTGGCCGTGCTCTCCGCGGCCTGCCTGGCCGTGGGGCTCGCGTTCGGGGGAGGCGGCCCCCTGCTGGTGGCCGGGCTCTTCCTGCTGGGTGCCGCGCTGGTGCGGTACGGCGCGGCCCGGCGGTTGGACGGACCGGCGCGCACCCCCGCCCTGCTGGGGCTGGCGTTCGCGGCGGGTGCGCTTCCCGCGCTGTGGTGGCAGGTCCGGGCGGCCGCCTCGGACTCCCCGGCGTTCGGCACCGCCCTGGGGCTGGCCGGACTGCTGATGGCCGGGGCGTATGTGTGCGCGGTGCTGGTCCTGCTCAGGACACCGCTGCGCCCCGTGCTGCGGGCCGCCTTCGAACCGCTGGGCCGGATGGCGCTGACCAACGACCTGACGGCCACGGTCCTGGTGCTGGCGGCGGGCCGGCTCCTCGGCCTGGAGTTCGACACCCTGGCGCAGGTGCTGCTCACCGCCGGCGCGGTCCTCGGCGCCCAGTGGATGTTCTCGGTCCTGTGGCTGCGCCGCTACCGCCAGGGTCCCGTCGAGTGGGTGTGGCGCTGGGCCACCTGGGCCGGGCTCCCCTCGCCGCGCGCCTCACCGTCAGCCGGCTGA
- a CDS encoding metallophosphoesterase family protein, with translation MARDTLVRRGHGHDGVVLSRLSPRLAAAGRALPGRFARLRRGRAWRVAAVVAAGLLGGWLGLLLGGQVVTPIGPADIELSVSPDWNGETVLDVSPLGKLEFDTHAAPLRFEAGISEIRFSAAEEMFQDPEAIDRMAASIGSELRTGVIRLFVQAVVAAVLGAALTALAVFRDWRRAGFSALTALAVLAGAGGLTYATFNPAAIAEPRYTGLLAGAPQVVGSAENVVNRFSQYREQLAGLVGNVSQLYEATSALPVYENDDDTVRVLHVSDIHLNPASWNVIRSLTEQFQIDVVVDTGDITDRGSAAEDVFVDDIGSLDVPYVWVRGAHDSMGTQRAVEAQENAVVLDGDTAEVRGITFYGAGDPRFSPDQTRDNPGDEELAAIGAEQAEEAAAAEDEVDIAVLHDRAQAEAFSGRVPLVLTGHGHNRWTEVEPTGTRFFAQGSTGGAGLRGLDRGDDDPTPYEASVLYIDPGTDRLQAWDDITLGGLGLTSAQIERHIEEDPDRALSPPPPTDAPTRTPTPSAPAEEGQTPTLPGGRPEPSPTAPTPPSPS, from the coding sequence ATGGCGAGGGACACGTTGGTCCGGCGGGGGCATGGGCATGATGGAGTGGTGTTGTCGCGCCTCAGCCCCCGCCTGGCCGCGGCCGGGCGTGCCCTGCCCGGCCGGTTCGCCCGGCTCCGCCGGGGCCGGGCGTGGCGCGTCGCCGCCGTGGTCGCCGCCGGACTGCTGGGCGGCTGGCTGGGCCTGCTGCTGGGCGGGCAGGTCGTCACGCCCATCGGGCCCGCCGACATCGAGCTGAGCGTCAGCCCCGACTGGAACGGCGAGACCGTGCTGGACGTGTCGCCGCTGGGCAAGCTGGAGTTCGACACCCACGCCGCCCCGCTGCGGTTCGAGGCCGGCATCTCCGAGATCCGGTTCTCGGCGGCCGAGGAGATGTTCCAGGACCCCGAGGCCATCGACCGCATGGCGGCCAGCATCGGCTCCGAGCTGCGCACCGGTGTCATCCGGCTGTTCGTCCAGGCCGTGGTGGCGGCGGTGCTGGGCGCCGCGCTGACGGCCCTGGCGGTGTTCCGCGACTGGCGGCGGGCCGGGTTCAGCGCGCTGACGGCGCTGGCCGTGCTCGCGGGCGCGGGCGGGCTGACCTACGCCACCTTCAACCCGGCCGCCATCGCCGAACCCCGCTACACCGGCCTGCTGGCGGGCGCGCCCCAGGTGGTGGGCAGCGCGGAGAACGTCGTCAACCGGTTCTCCCAGTACCGCGAGCAGCTGGCGGGCCTGGTGGGCAACGTGTCGCAGCTCTACGAGGCCACCTCGGCGCTGCCGGTCTACGAGAACGACGACGACACCGTCCGGGTGCTGCACGTGTCCGACATCCACCTCAACCCGGCGTCGTGGAACGTCATCCGGTCGCTGACCGAGCAGTTCCAGATCGACGTCGTCGTGGACACCGGCGACATCACCGACCGGGGCAGCGCGGCCGAGGACGTGTTCGTCGACGACATCGGCTCGCTGGACGTGCCCTACGTGTGGGTGCGCGGCGCCCACGACTCCATGGGGACCCAGCGCGCGGTGGAAGCGCAGGAGAACGCGGTCGTGCTCGACGGGGACACGGCCGAGGTCCGCGGGATCACCTTCTACGGGGCCGGCGACCCCCGGTTCTCGCCGGACCAGACCCGCGACAACCCCGGCGACGAGGAACTGGCCGCGATCGGCGCCGAGCAGGCCGAGGAGGCGGCCGCCGCCGAGGACGAGGTCGACATCGCCGTGCTGCACGACCGGGCGCAGGCGGAGGCGTTCAGCGGGCGGGTGCCGCTGGTGCTGACGGGCCACGGGCACAACCGGTGGACGGAGGTGGAGCCCACCGGCACCCGGTTCTTCGCGCAGGGCTCGACGGGCGGCGCGGGCCTGCGCGGCCTCGACCGCGGCGACGACGACCCCACCCCCTACGAGGCGTCGGTCCTCTACATCGACCCGGGCACCGACCGCCTGCAGGCGTGGGACGACATCACCCTGGGCGGGCTGGGCCTGACCTCGGCCCAGATCGAACGCCACATCGAGGAGGACCCCGACCGCGCTCTCTCCCCGCCGCCTCCCACGGACGCCCCCACCCGCACCCCCACCCCGTCGGCCCCGGCGGAGGAGGGCCAGACCCCCACGCTCCCGGGCGGCCGCCCGGAGCCTTCGCCGACCGCGCCGACGCCGCCGTCCCCGTCGTAG
- a CDS encoding helix-turn-helix domain-containing protein, with protein MSMRFGIELRKWRQQARLSQQELADAVPMSQSHLSAIERGAKRTTEAQVLRLDSVLSAGGQLLRRWEDSQRTVTGYAEWFAGVAVTEREATEIREYCPLIVAGLLQTGDYARAVFREGWPNQTERETEDRVRARMERQALLENERPPMLRVVLEEHVLDRPIGGREAMKTQLRRLVEMAQRPHVVITVVPTSAPICPGQDGGFMLFTVPNKGTVAFTETKVSGHPSDDPETVAVYLNTFGDLTTAALPPAQSLELMKGKLDS; from the coding sequence ATGTCCATGCGGTTTGGAATCGAGTTGCGGAAATGGCGGCAGCAGGCTCGGCTCAGCCAGCAAGAACTGGCCGATGCAGTCCCGATGTCGCAATCCCACCTCAGCGCTATCGAGCGGGGGGCAAAACGGACGACAGAGGCCCAAGTTCTTCGCTTGGATTCAGTCCTTAGTGCCGGTGGGCAGTTGCTTCGGAGATGGGAGGATTCCCAGCGGACGGTGACGGGCTATGCCGAATGGTTCGCAGGGGTAGCTGTCACGGAACGCGAGGCGACCGAGATCCGGGAGTACTGCCCGCTGATCGTGGCGGGGCTCCTCCAGACAGGGGACTATGCGCGTGCGGTCTTCCGGGAGGGGTGGCCCAATCAGACCGAAAGGGAAACGGAGGACCGTGTCAGAGCCAGGATGGAGCGGCAGGCCCTCCTTGAGAACGAGCGACCGCCCATGCTTCGGGTCGTTCTTGAGGAGCACGTTCTTGATCGACCGATCGGCGGCCGGGAGGCGATGAAGACTCAGCTTCGCCGTCTGGTGGAGATGGCTCAGCGCCCCCACGTGGTGATCACCGTGGTACCGACAAGCGCCCCGATCTGCCCTGGCCAGGATGGAGGGTTCATGCTCTTTACAGTCCCCAATAAGGGCACTGTCGCGTTCACCGAGACCAAGGTAAGCGGCCACCCCTCCGACGACCCCGAAACAGTCGCCGTCTACCTCAATACCTTTGGGGACCTCACAACGGCAGCACTGCCCCCGGCGCAGTCCTTGGAACTGATGAAAGGCAAACTGGATTCATGA
- a CDS encoding metallopeptidase family protein, translating to MVELTRGRFEELVAEALDTIPGELTQLMDNVVITVSESPPEPGLLGLYEGVPLTERGEGYFGFLPDRISIYWREICAVCATPEDVVEQVRITVVHEIAHHFGIDDDRLHELGWG from the coding sequence GTGGTCGAACTCACCCGTGGCCGGTTCGAGGAACTGGTGGCCGAGGCCCTGGACACCATTCCCGGCGAACTCACCCAATTGATGGACAACGTGGTAATAACCGTCAGCGAGTCCCCGCCCGAACCCGGCCTCCTCGGTCTCTACGAGGGCGTTCCGTTAACGGAACGGGGCGAGGGCTATTTCGGGTTCCTACCCGACCGCATCTCGATCTACTGGCGGGAGATCTGCGCCGTCTGCGCCACGCCCGAGGACGTCGTGGAGCAGGTCCGGATAACCGTCGTCCACGAGATCGCCCATCATTTCGGCATCGACGACGACCGCCTTCACGAACTCGGCTGGGGCTGA
- a CDS encoding glucose 1-dehydrogenase: MRAVTVRPGRRGSVEVRELPDPEPADGEMLVQGLALGVCGTDREIADAQYGDPPAGRDWMVLGHESLGRVRSAPPGSGFTEGDLVVGVVRRPDPIPCPACAHGEFDMCRNGRYTERGIKGIDGYGAQAWCVEPGYAVRLDPGLERVGVLMEPTTVVAKAWEQADRVGARAWYEPRRVLVTGAGPIGLLAALIGVQRGLEVHVLDRVADGPKPELVRHLGANYHTGDSARVVSALRPDVVIEATGAGQVVFDAMSGTAAYGIVVLTGVSPRGRTLTVDAGTINREIVLENDAVVGSVNANLRHYELAADVLAKADTSWLERMITRRVPVADALRAFSPEPDDIKAVIALDPSAE, encoded by the coding sequence ATGCGCGCAGTGACAGTCCGCCCGGGCCGGCGGGGATCGGTCGAGGTCCGGGAGCTGCCCGACCCCGAACCCGCCGACGGTGAGATGCTCGTCCAGGGCCTGGCCCTGGGCGTGTGCGGCACCGACCGCGAGATCGCCGACGCCCAGTACGGCGACCCTCCGGCCGGGCGCGACTGGATGGTGCTCGGCCACGAGTCGCTGGGCCGCGTCCGCAGCGCGCCCCCGGGCAGCGGGTTCACCGAGGGCGACCTCGTCGTCGGCGTGGTCCGCCGCCCCGACCCCATCCCCTGCCCCGCCTGCGCCCACGGCGAGTTCGACATGTGCCGCAACGGCCGCTACACCGAGCGCGGCATCAAGGGGATCGACGGCTACGGCGCCCAGGCGTGGTGCGTGGAGCCCGGCTACGCGGTCCGCCTCGACCCCGGCCTGGAGCGCGTGGGCGTGCTCATGGAGCCCACCACGGTCGTGGCCAAGGCGTGGGAGCAGGCCGACCGCGTGGGCGCGCGCGCCTGGTACGAGCCGCGCCGCGTGCTGGTCACCGGTGCCGGGCCCATCGGGCTGCTCGCCGCGCTGATCGGGGTGCAGCGCGGCCTGGAGGTGCACGTGCTCGACCGGGTCGCCGACGGCCCCAAGCCCGAACTGGTCCGCCACCTGGGCGCCAACTACCACACCGGCGACAGCGCGCGCGTGGTCAGCGCGCTGCGGCCGGACGTCGTCATCGAGGCCACCGGCGCGGGCCAGGTGGTGTTCGACGCGATGTCGGGCACCGCCGCCTACGGGATCGTGGTCCTGACCGGGGTCTCACCGCGCGGCCGCACGCTCACCGTGGACGCGGGCACGATCAACCGCGAGATCGTGCTGGAGAACGACGCCGTGGTGGGGTCGGTCAACGCCAACCTGCGGCACTACGAGTTGGCCGCCGACGTGCTGGCCAAGGCCGACACCTCCTGGCTGGAGCGCATGATCACCCGCCGCGTCCCGGTGGCCGACGCGCTGCGCGCGTTCTCGCCCGAGCCCGACGACATCAAGGCGGTCATCGCCCTGGACCCCTCGGCGGAGTAA
- a CDS encoding DUF397 domain-containing protein gives MINGHWTKSSYSSGGTNCVETRLADDAASALVRDTQNRDKGALAFPVTEWAAFLAEVDTL, from the coding sequence ATGATCAACGGGCACTGGACCAAGAGTTCCTACTCCTCCGGCGGAACCAACTGCGTTGAGACGAGACTTGCCGACGACGCGGCGTCGGCGCTGGTGCGGGACACGCAGAACCGGGACAAGGGGGCGCTGGCCTTCCCCGTGACCGAGTGGGCCGCCTTCCTGGCCGAGGTCGACACCCTCTGA
- a CDS encoding replication initiator, translated as MPTPTGKSTRAERLAQPLAREVAETIAAEKGVCIRPVALRRTDIATGRTEIIDVPCNSTLESRCPACARRKRSIRRTQCEEGWHLSEDPTVVPDPASEVQRAWVERRAMVTAERDRIVEDGRATPAEVAALDAAIADLDAEIAASGLRGSVSRSASASGRSRRVRSTRRRQDAPDLPQRQKAPTTVGRAFEDPATGRMFRPSLFITLTCDTYGRVKADGTPVDPAAYDYRRAARDALHFSKLIDRFVQNLRRVAGFDIQYFATVEPQRRLAPHLHMATRGTIPRAELRQVAAATYHQVWWPPADEVVYDGANLPVWDEAVGTYVDPRTGEVLPTWGEALDALDADPDAEPMHVVRFGPQVDAKGVLAGSPDADRCVRYLAKYLTKDIAECHAVETDAQARHVERLVEALRFEPCSPRCANWLRYGIQPDSAKPGMVPGYCRSKAHRREHLGYAGRRVLVSRKWSGKTMADHKADRLTWVLNALGVSPGQTDNEGQDHAAQQPPALASVSSGDHTWELARPTDPDVPPREHRLLRAVGEALKRRAQLDAARRTGLSATSAMEQVA; from the coding sequence ATGCCCACCCCGACCGGCAAGAGCACGCGGGCCGAACGCCTCGCCCAACCCCTGGCGCGTGAGGTCGCCGAGACCATCGCCGCCGAGAAGGGGGTGTGCATCCGGCCGGTGGCGCTGCGCCGCACCGACATCGCCACCGGCCGGACCGAGATCATCGACGTGCCCTGCAACTCCACGCTGGAATCCCGCTGCCCCGCCTGCGCGCGGCGCAAGCGCTCCATCCGCCGCACCCAGTGCGAGGAAGGCTGGCACCTCAGCGAAGACCCGACCGTCGTTCCCGATCCCGCAAGCGAGGTGCAACGCGCCTGGGTCGAACGCCGCGCGATGGTCACCGCCGAGCGTGACCGCATCGTGGAGGACGGCCGCGCCACCCCGGCCGAGGTGGCGGCGCTGGATGCGGCCATCGCCGACCTGGACGCCGAGATCGCCGCCTCCGGGCTGCGTGGCTCGGTCTCGCGGAGCGCCTCGGCGTCGGGGCGGTCGCGGCGGGTGCGCTCCACCAGGCGCCGCCAGGACGCTCCTGACCTGCCCCAGCGGCAGAAGGCGCCCACCACCGTGGGCCGGGCCTTCGAGGACCCCGCCACCGGTCGGATGTTCCGGCCGTCGCTGTTCATCACCCTGACCTGCGACACCTACGGGCGGGTCAAGGCCGATGGCACGCCGGTAGACCCGGCCGCCTACGACTACCGGCGTGCCGCGCGCGACGCCCTGCACTTCTCCAAGCTCATCGACCGCTTCGTGCAGAACCTCCGCCGGGTGGCGGGATTCGACATCCAGTACTTCGCCACGGTGGAACCGCAACGGCGCCTGGCGCCCCATCTGCACATGGCCACGCGCGGGACGATTCCGCGTGCGGAGCTGCGCCAGGTCGCGGCGGCCACCTACCACCAGGTCTGGTGGCCGCCCGCCGATGAGGTGGTCTATGACGGGGCGAACCTGCCCGTCTGGGACGAAGCGGTAGGGACCTACGTTGATCCCCGCACGGGTGAGGTGCTGCCGACCTGGGGTGAGGCGCTGGACGCTCTGGACGCCGATCCCGACGCCGAGCCGATGCACGTGGTCCGCTTCGGGCCGCAGGTGGATGCCAAAGGCGTCCTGGCCGGGTCCCCGGATGCCGACCGGTGCGTGCGCTACCTCGCGAAGTACCTGACCAAGGACATCGCCGAATGCCACGCCGTGGAGACCGACGCCCAAGCCCGCCACGTGGAGCGGCTCGTTGAGGCCCTGCGGTTCGAGCCCTGCTCTCCCCGCTGCGCCAACTGGCTGCGCTACGGCATCCAGCCCGACAGCGCCAAGCCGGGGATGGTGCCGGGCTACTGCCGCTCCAAAGCCCACCGCCGCGAACACCTCGGCTACGCCGGACGCCGCGTCCTGGTCTCGCGCAAATGGTCGGGCAAGACCATGGCCGACCACAAAGCCGACCGCCTCACCTGGGTTCTCAACGCGCTCGGCGTCTCCCCCGGCCAGACCGACAACGAGGGCCAGGACCACGCCGCCCAACAACCCCCGGCGCTCGCCTCGGTGTCCTCGGGCGATCACACCTGGGAGCTGGCACGGCCCACTGACCCCGACGTGCCTCCCCGCGAACACCGTCTCCTGCGCGCGGTCGGCGAAGCCCTCAAACGCCGCGCCCAACTCGACGCCGCGCGGCGAACCGGTCTTTCGGCAACTTCGGCAATGGAACAGGTGGCCTAG
- a CDS encoding MFS transporter: protein MGVREFQALWVAQALSMTGNFLLSVAVTILVYQQTASALAAGVTLALTFVPQIIAGPLLSGLADLFPRRRVIVVCDIIRAALVASIGIPGMPIWGIWVLLFCSILPMVPFAAARAALMAEIVHGDRYVAASAIIQLTTQVGTLVGLAAGGWVVALIGPNSAVMYNGLTFLASAAIIQFGVRFRPAAHEDAEERPSLWRVTRDGTRLVFGDSRLRTLGLFAWLAGIYMMPYGLANPIADEVGAGPTAAGFIMAGHSMGAVVGGFVLTRLINPATRMRLMGPMAVAASAPLLAWFLHPPLWLMVVLLAVSGMAASYQFVANAAFVLCVPPEGRGLAFGLVAAGLQAVQGIGIALASLLVEVASTHVVITGAGIAGVLAAAALALPWARIAQSAIDRMNTGAA from the coding sequence ATGGGCGTGCGCGAGTTCCAGGCCCTGTGGGTGGCCCAGGCGCTCTCCATGACCGGCAACTTCCTGCTCAGTGTCGCCGTCACGATCCTCGTCTACCAGCAGACCGCCTCGGCGCTGGCGGCCGGGGTCACCCTGGCCCTGACCTTCGTGCCGCAGATCATCGCCGGCCCGCTGCTGTCGGGCCTGGCCGACCTCTTCCCGCGCCGGCGGGTCATCGTCGTCTGCGACATCATCCGCGCCGCGCTGGTGGCCTCCATCGGCATCCCCGGCATGCCCATCTGGGGCATCTGGGTGCTGCTGTTCTGCTCGATCCTGCCGATGGTGCCCTTCGCCGCCGCGCGCGCCGCGCTCATGGCCGAGATCGTCCACGGCGACCGCTACGTCGCCGCCTCCGCCATCATCCAGCTCACCACCCAGGTCGGCACGCTGGTGGGTCTGGCCGCCGGCGGGTGGGTGGTCGCGCTCATCGGCCCCAACTCCGCGGTCATGTACAACGGCCTGACCTTCCTGGCCTCGGCCGCCATCATCCAGTTCGGGGTGCGGTTCCGCCCGGCCGCGCACGAGGACGCCGAGGAGCGCCCGTCGCTGTGGCGCGTCACCCGCGACGGCACCCGCCTGGTCTTCGGCGACTCCCGGCTGCGCACCCTGGGCCTGTTCGCCTGGCTCGCGGGGATCTACATGATGCCCTACGGCCTGGCCAACCCCATCGCCGACGAGGTCGGCGCGGGCCCCACCGCCGCCGGGTTCATCATGGCCGGCCACTCCATGGGCGCGGTCGTCGGCGGGTTCGTGCTGACCCGGCTGATCAACCCGGCCACCCGCATGCGGCTGATGGGCCCCATGGCGGTGGCGGCTTCGGCGCCGCTGCTCGCCTGGTTCCTGCACCCGCCGCTGTGGCTGATGGTGGTGCTGCTGGCGGTCTCGGGCATGGCCGCCTCCTACCAGTTCGTCGCCAACGCCGCGTTCGTGCTGTGCGTGCCGCCCGAGGGCCGCGGCCTGGCGTTCGGCCTGGTGGCGGCCGGTCTCCAGGCGGTCCAGGGCATCGGTATCGCGCTGGCCAGCCTGCTGGTCGAGGTCGCCAGCACGCATGTGGTCATCACCGGCGCCGGGATCGCCGGGGTGCTCGCCGCCGCCGCGCTGGCCCTGCCGTGGGCGCGGATCGCCCAGAGCGCCATCGACCGCATGAACACCGGGGCGGCCTGA